From Fundulus heteroclitus isolate FHET01 chromosome 5, MU-UCD_Fhet_4.1, whole genome shotgun sequence, a single genomic window includes:
- the LOC105929277 gene encoding basement membrane-specific heparan sulfate proteoglycan core protein, whose translation MGSSAAALIFCSLIWSVATQAPVVTVEPRTATIRQGESVSYRCQVKSSVQPVRLEWRKGNNQALEDNVKIGPDGSVLTVANARPGNHGQYRCVAISTAGRSFGNAVLNVKYPPKVQLTPAGPLQVRTGAAVTVECGATGRPRPTVTWKRRGSTLHLVTQEINDVHTIKWPSARPEDSGVYVCQADNNVGKSEAAVELTVVGPPGAPVASVNIEEMRAVEGQTVTMECKATGSPPPVITWSKLRAPLPWKHTVADGVLTLTGVGRQDSGQYICNATNTLGYSEAYTEMEVDSPPYATCLPDQVRLQPGNPLLIQCLAHGTHPIQFTWSRVGRGNLPAQAETTRDGKLMIASVKQADSGTYKCVATNYIGSSEATAKVIIKA comes from the exons ATGGGTTcatctgctgcagctctgaTATTCTGCTCCCTGATATGGTCAG TGGCGACTCAGGCTCCCGTCGTCACCGTGGAGCCTCGGACCGCCACCATCCGCCAGGGAGAGTCTGTCAGCTACAGGTGCCAAGTGAAGAGCAGCGTCCAGCCTGTTCGGCTGGAGTGGAGAAAAGGCAATAATCAAGCGCTGGAAG ACAATGTAAAGATTGGCCCTGATGGGTCTGTGCTGACGGTTGCAAATGCTCGACCCGGAAACCATGGCCAGTACCGCTGTGTGGCCATCAGCACTGCTGGTCGCAGCTTTGGCAATGCTGTGCTGAATGTCAAAT ATCCTCCTAAAGTACAGCTGACACCTGCAGGGCCCCTGCAGGTCAGGACAGGGGCTGCCGTGACAGTGGAGTGTGGTGCCACTGGTAGGCCACGGCCCACGGTAACCTGGAAGCGCAGAGGCTCCACCCTTCACCTGGTAACTCAGGAGATAAATGACGTCCACACTATAAAG TGGCCTTCGGCACGCCCAGAGGACTCGGGAGTGTACGTCTGCCAAGCCGACAACAACGTTGGGAAATCAGAGGCTGCGGTGGAGCTCACGGTGGTGGGTCCCCCTGGTGCACCAGTGGCTTCAGTGAACATTGAAGAGATGAGAGCGGTTGAGGGACAAACCGTTACAATGGAGTGTAAAGCTACAG gCTCCCCTCCCCCAGTCATAACCTGGTCCAAGCTACGGGCACCGCTGCCATGGAAGCACACGGTGGCTGACGGAGTTCTGACGCTGACGGGCGTGGGGCGCCAAGACTCGGGACAGTACATCTGCAACGCAACCAACACACTTGGCTACAGCGAGGCATACACAGAGATGGAGGTGGACT CTCCTCCATACGCCACCTGCCTGCCTGACCAGGTGCGGCTCCAGCCTGGAAACCCTCTGCTAATCCAATGCCTCGCCCACGGCACTCATCCAATCCAGTTCACCTGGAGCCGGGTGGGAAGAGGCAATTTACCCGCCCAAGCAGAAACCACAAGGGATGGCAAGCTAATGATAGCCAGCGTTAAACAGGCCGACAGTGGAACCTACAAATGTGTGGCCACCAACTACATTGGTTCGAGTGAGGCCACGGCGAAAGTCATCATAAAAG cCTAA